The genomic DNA TCTAGGAGCTTTCTAACTTCGTCGTTCACTTCATAAACGAATGGAACGCTGAGGACTATTTCCACAAATAGAGTATACACTAAACGTCTATAAAAATCTATCTATTTAGAAACAGTTGCCTTACCCTATACCTATTAATTGTTCTTTAGTTTGCTTTGCAATGTATAATCCTATCATAATTTACGCCGATTACAAGAAGTATTTGGTTCATAATATCTGATAATGATCTTAGTGTTTCAGCCAGTATAGCAACGCTACCAGTTATCATTGATGCACCTAATTTCGCTAAGAATGCTGCTACATTGGTTATAAGAGCAATATAAACTACACGTTTACTATTATGCATATTGGACTATCTGCACCTCATATTGTTATGCTCAAAACAGCATATAAAACTATCTATAGCTGGGTGTATTCTGTTAAGTATATACTATTCTAATTCGCTTATGTTTTGGCTTTACTTTATTTACTTATAAGTTCTAATGCATCGGCTAAATGAGAACTCTTTACAACTTTTCGTGCTTTTTCATAAAGTTCATCATCAACAGTAACGAAAATTGCGTTGTATTTTTTAGCTAAGAATATATATGCTGCATCGTAGAACGTGATATCAAGTTGTCTAGCTATTTGCATAATGTTTTTCATATCATCTTCGCACGGAAGCTCAATCACGTT from Thermoprotei archaeon includes the following:
- a CDS encoding cation transporter, giving the protein MHNSKRVVYIALITNVAAFLAKLGASMITGSVAILAETLRSLSDIMNQILLVIGVNYDRIIHCKAN